One region of Leptidea sinapis chromosome 10, ilLepSina1.1, whole genome shotgun sequence genomic DNA includes:
- the LOC126966434 gene encoding peptide chain release factor 1 has product MFLARIPSVRALLYRDTLPIICKYSSQKSLNLSEPAIQTYLKHLMIEYDVLLTRARRTVEESRRLYEIKPIVSVLEQRITLYDSIESLKDLNKKEEKDEEIKDMIKEEAEIYLARLKEIDGDLQTILLEPCLTNGGVMLEVTAGAGGQEAMLFARELFDMYEAFAQYKEWETDLASLEVSDIGGVRKVSMIIKGFGVPELMIMEAGVHRVQRIPVTEKGGRIHTSTVSVAVLQLPTEIELAIPDKDIAIETKRASGAGGQHVNTTDSAVRITHIPSGLVVECQEGRSQIKNRQIAMEKLRTLLLQKQVEEQSSKINSERKSQIGSSNRNEKIRTYNYPQDRVTEHREGAINIPSLKVFMEGGEQLEKLQDSLLRHQRYEVLMAEINELIKKNTVQN; this is encoded by the exons ATGTTCCTTGCAAGAATACCTTCTGTTAGAGCCTTATTATATCGGGATACTCTtcctataatatgtaaatattcttCACAAAAGAGCCTAAATCTATCCGAACCAGCAATACAAACTTATCTTAAGCATTTGATGATAGAATATGATGTACTTCTCACGAGGGCAAGAAGAACTGTAGAAGAATCAAGGCGGCTTTATGAAATCAAGCCTATAGTGTCAGTTCTTGAACAGCGTATCACTCTTTATGATAGTATAGAATCTCTCAAAGACCTCAATAAAAAAGAAGAGAAAGATGAAGAAATTAAGGATATGATAAAGGAGGAGGCTGAGATATACCTTGCAAGACTGAAAGAAATAGATGGAGACTTGCAAACTATACTTCTTGAGCCTTGCCTAACCAATGGTGGAGTTATGTTGGAAGTCACTGCAGGTGCTGGCGGTCAAGAGGCCATGTTATTTGCTCGAGAACTTTTTGATATGTATGAAGCATTTGCACAGTATAAAGAATGGGAAACTGATCTTGCATCTCTAGAAGTGTCTGATATTGGTGGTGTAAGAAAAGTATCCATGATTATTAAGGGTTTTGGTGTGCCAGAACTAATGATAATGGAAGCGGGAGTCCATAGGGTTCAGCGGATTCCTGTTACAGAAAAAGGAGGTAGAATACACACTAGTACAGTGTCTGTTGCTGTATTACAGCTTCCCACTGAAATAGAATTGGCGATTCCTGATAAAGATATAGCAATTGAGACAAAGAGAGCAAGCGGAGCTGGTGGACAGCATGTTAACACAACAGACAGTGCAGTGAGAATCACTCATATACCAAGTGGACTGGTGGTTGAATGTCAAGAAGGAAGGTCTCAGATTAAAAACAGACAGATTGCAATGGAAAAACTAAGAACATTATTGTTACAAAAGCAAGTTGAGGAGCAGTCTTCAAAAATTAACAGTGAGAGAAAATCACAG ATTGGTTCCAGTAATCGCAATGAGAAAATCAGAACTTACAACTACCCTCAGGATCGAGTGACAGAGCACAGAGAGGGTGCAATCAACATCCCAAGTCTGAAGGTATTCATGGAAGGTGGTGAGCAACTTGAGAAGCTTCAAGATTCCTTATTACGTCACCAGAGGTATGAGGTTCTTATGGCTGAGATCAATGAGcttattaagaaaaatacagTTCAGAACTAA